In Daphnia magna isolate NIES linkage group LG5, ASM2063170v1.1, whole genome shotgun sequence, a single genomic region encodes these proteins:
- the LOC116923034 gene encoding uncharacterized protein LOC116923034 isoform X1 has translation MSDQKEIYQLLQLLRKERQNQSEKARLAKRLSALRDENLRLLTEIGHCRNNVENLRKLLANDDQKAYHHYIHQRNTFYLILIFGISPWGSQTKREKMLHQRQQLREKKADQRKLVDELDQRFERLQLATFPVFS, from the exons ATGTCGGATCAGAAGGAAATCTATCAGCTCCTG CAACTGTTGAGGAAAGAGCGGCAAAATCAATCAGAAAAAGCACGACTCGCCAAG CGTCTGTCAGCCTTACGTGACGAAAATCTGCGCCTCTTGACGGAAATTGGCCACTGCCGCAACAACGTTGAAAATTTACG CAAACTGCTGGCTAACGACGATCAAAAGGCTTATCACCACTACATTCACCAGAG AAAcactttttatttgattttgatttttggaatTTCTCCATGGGGGTCACAAACGAAAAGGGAGAAGATGCTGCACCAACGACAGCAactgagagagaaaaaagccGATCAACGCAAGCTGGTGGACGAATTGGATCAACGCTTCGAGCGTCTCCAATTGGCCACTTTCCCCGTTTTCTCCTAA
- the LOC116922942 gene encoding thioredoxin domain-containing protein has product MLTSRLFLFVFLSSFVITVLGNLEQVNDTDLEKLIANEKFVIVLFREETCQGCDELEGQLSSIREDLVDALNAWVVKAVSSPLVSNFTAGKEVGKPLVVYFRHGVPLLYDGPLNDEIMLETFVQNKEAAVSHLNDDSFEHLTQAASGATTGDWFVMFYRDDSEPCMKFLAKWEYIASQLKGRINLAKVNIKDDGISTGSRFGVDQVPAFLFFRQGKIFNYDLPKLDSKAFQDFALGWYKNVPSKNVPSPKTPFDELVDRAVFMLKENPLLLPAAGIAFILILMAVGFNAWKSRKPEKPTKTKKSVKKSN; this is encoded by the exons ATGTTGACGAGtcgtttatttctttttgtctttctttcgTCATTCGTCATCACTGTTTTGGGAAATCTCGAACAAGTCAATGATACAGATTTAGAGAAACTGATCGCCAATGAAAAGTTTGTTATCGTTTTGTTTCGTGAGG AAACTTGCCAGGGCTGCGATGAATTGGAAGGACAACTTTCATCGATACGTGAAGATCTAGTCGATGCATTAAACGCCTGGGTAGTAAAGGCAGTATCCAGCCCACTTGTGTCCAACTTCACTGCAGGGAAAGAAGTGGGAAAACCACTTGTTGTTTATTTTAGACATGGTGTTCCTCTTCTTTATGATG GCCCATTGAATGATGAGATAATGCTGGaaacatttgttcaaaataAAGAAGCTGCTGTAAGTCATTTGAATGATGACTCTTTTGAACATTTGACTCAAGCAGCCTCTGGAGCAACAACTGGGGACTGGTTTGTCATGTT TTATCGAGATGACTCTGAGCCCTGTATGAAGTTCCTAGCCAAATGGGAATATATTGCCTCCCAGCTCAAAGGAAGGATTAATTTGGCCAAAGTTAACATAAAGGATGATGGGATCTCAACAGGAAGTCGCTTCGGCGTGGACCAAGTACCCGCGTTTCTCTT TTTTCGCCAAGGAAAGATATTCAACTATGATCTCCCTAAGCTTGATAGTAAAGCTTTTCAAGATTTTGCTCTTGGCTGGTACAAAAATGTCCCATCCAAGAATGTACCTTCTCCAAAGACACCATT TGATGAATTGGTCGATCGAGCTGTATTCATGCTGAAAGAAAACCCCTTGCTATTACCAGCAGCGGGTATCGCTTTCATACTCATTCTGATGGCTGTCGGTTTCAACGCCTGGAAAAGTCGAAAGCCCGAGAAAccaacgaaaacgaaaaaaagtgtaaaaaaatctaattaa
- the LOC116923006 gene encoding ras-related protein Rab-11A has protein sequence MGTRDDEYDYLFKVVLIGDSGVGKSNLLSRFTRNEFNLESKSTIGVEFATRSIQVDGKTIKAQIWDTAGQERYRAITSAYYRGAVGALLVYDIAKHLTYENVERWLKELRDHADQNIVIMLVGNKSDLRHLRSVPTDEARAFAERHSLSFIETSALDCTNVETAFHNILTEIYRIVSQRPMHDSPDEDSPPGNSGPIQISPTEPNSGSKSNCCKA, from the exons ATGGGCACCAGAGACGATGAATACGACTATCTCTTTAAAG TCGTGTTGATTGGCGACTCGGGAGTCGGCAAAAGTAACCTGCTCTCTAGGTTTACTAGAAATGAATTTAATTTGGAATCCAAGTCTACCATAGGAGTGGAGTTTGCTACTAGGAGCATACAG GTTGATGGAAAGACAATTAAAGCTCAGATTTGGGATACAGCTGGACAGGAACGTTACCGAGCCATTACATCAGC cTACTATCGTGGAGCTGTTGGTGCCCTTTTAGTTTATGATATTGCCAAACATTTGACATATGAGAATGTGGAAAGGTGGCTGAAGGAACTTCGTGATCATGCAGACCAAAATATTGTCATTATgctg gTTGGAAACAAGTCCGATTTGCGGCACTTGCGTTCTGTTCCTACTGATGAAGCGAGAGCTTTCGCCGAGCGTCATAGCCTGTCGTTCATCGAAACATCGGCTTTGGATTGCACCAACGTAGAGACAGCCTTTCACAACATACTGACTG AGATCTACCGCATCGTGTCTCAACGGCCGATGCATGACAGCCCAGATGAAGACTCTCCTCCAGGCAACTCCGGTCCTATTCAAATTTCGCCCACCGAACCCAATTCAGGAAGCAAATCCAATTGCTGCAAAGCGTAA
- the LOC116923004 gene encoding peroxisomal membrane protein 11C, giving the protein MDNLSLQIALRKWCELLDIHSGRDKILRITGYICTLISDLPGTRDTPLAKKMSTVGRQISNSRTINRLFDDLPMLNRTLSYGIGSNEKDQIIRISNLLSNIINTCYYPLEHIAWAGDHGVFAVESKTFWRGVSYCWASSMYLAIVRTVRTISMLVQHRRHTINSGKPSDSDCMKFRRGIIQELLTLIQQLSDMGIAVNSIPGFLWGGKLKPRHIGLLGILSTIITIAKLLRLVP; this is encoded by the exons ATGGATAATTTGTCTTTACAAATTGCCTTGCGGAAATGGTGCGAGCTTTTAGATATCCATTCAGGAAGGGATAAAATCCTGAGGATAACTGGATATATCTGCACTCTTATTTCTGATTTACct GGGACCAGAGACACCCCACTGGCCAAGAAGATGAGCACAGTAGGCAG GCAGATAAGCAACAGTAGGACAATTAACAGGCTTTTTGATGATCTTCCAATGCTCAATCGTACACTTAGTTATGGGATTGGTTCTAATGAAAAAGACCAGATCATCCGAATCTCGAATTTGTTATCAAATATCATCAATACATGCTACTACCCACTGGAGCATATTGCTTGGGCTGGAGATCATGGAGTTTTTGCAGTTG AGAGTAAAACATTCTGGAGAGGTGTTTCATATTGCTGGGCATCTTCCATGTATCTAGCCATTGTGAG GACAGTGAGAACCATATCGATGTTAGTCCAGCACAGGCGACACACCATAAATTCTGGAAAACCTTCGGACAGTGATTGCATGAAATTCCGTCGTGGGATAATCCAAGAACTTTTGACACTTATTCAGCAATTGTCAGATATGGGTATAGCAGTAAATTCCATCCCGGGTTTTTTATGGGGAGGTAAACTTAAGCCTAGGCATATTGGTTTGCTTGGGATTTTATCCACCATAATCACCATTGCCAAATTACTTCGTTTAGTGCCTTAA
- the LOC116923034 gene encoding uncharacterized protein LOC116923034 isoform X2 has translation MSDQKEIYQLLQLLRKERQNQSEKARLAKRLSALRDENLRLLTEIGHCRNNVENLRKLLANDDQKAYHHYIHQREKMLHQRQQLREKKADQRKLVDELDQRFERLQLATFPVFS, from the exons ATGTCGGATCAGAAGGAAATCTATCAGCTCCTG CAACTGTTGAGGAAAGAGCGGCAAAATCAATCAGAAAAAGCACGACTCGCCAAG CGTCTGTCAGCCTTACGTGACGAAAATCTGCGCCTCTTGACGGAAATTGGCCACTGCCGCAACAACGTTGAAAATTTACG CAAACTGCTGGCTAACGACGATCAAAAGGCTTATCACCACTACATTCACCAGAG GGAGAAGATGCTGCACCAACGACAGCAactgagagagaaaaaagccGATCAACGCAAGCTGGTGGACGAATTGGATCAACGCTTCGAGCGTCTCCAATTGGCCACTTTCCCCGTTTTCTCCTAA
- the LOC116922959 gene encoding methionyl-tRNA formyltransferase, mitochondrial isoform X1, with the protein MFFRSFRTLFLKAVKNVIVLKSRTYCLDSTKKKWKIMFFGTDDFALKSLKELHKAMHEGRMVSELSVVVPAPKPHPCLVAKYAMKHNLPISVWPLPKEQPPTDCWELGVVASFGHLIPKRIINSFPQGMLNIHASILPRWRGAAPIVHAIMNGDDETGVTIMRIKPYHFDVGDIVQQLSLPIDPHISAVQLTDRLADMGANLLVRCISDLHYHLNRCTPQPSGGVTLAPKIDATLSHIDWSSMNAAQIYNRWRATRHLFKLQTFFHGNNVKLNDVEPPTTKAPTMFQDVVDRPGRIIVDRQRNLLFVRCQDWVAFRHVTLHRRPVMSALDFFNGYLQKKAIDQHYFDVH; encoded by the exons ATGTTTTTTAGGAGTTTCAGAACTCTTTTCTTAAAAGCTGTGAAAAATGTGATCGTTTTAAAATCTAGAACGTATTGTTTGGATagtactaaaaaaaaatggaagataaTGTTCTTCGGCACCGACGATTTCGCGTTAAAAAGCCTTAAGGAACTACATAAAGCCAT GCATGAAGGACGCATGGTCAGTGAATTATCTGTTGTAGTTCCGGCCCCCAAGCCCCATCCTTGTCTGGTAGCCAAATATGCAATGAAACATAACCTCCCAATCTCAGTATGGCCACTGCCTAAAGAGCAACCACCAACAGACTGTTGGGAGTTAGGGGTTGTAGCATCTTTTGGGCATCTCATTCCCAAACGAATCATCAATAGTTTCCCACA AGGAATGCTAAACATCCATGCCAGTATTTTGCCGAGATGGAGAGGTGCAGCCCCTATAGTGCACGCCATTATGAACGGAGACGACGAGACAGGAGTGACAATCATGAGAATTAAGCCCTACCA TTTCGACGTGGGTGACATTGTGCAGCAGCTGAGTCTCCCCATTGACCCTCACATTTCGGCCGTGCAATTAACCGATCGATTAGCAGACATGGGCGCTAATTTACTTGTACGCTGCATATCAGATCTTCATTATCATCTAAATCGATGCACACCACAGCCTTCTGGAGGTGTTACTTTAG CACCCAAAATTGACGCCACATTATCTCATATCGATTGGAGTTCAATGAATGCTGCCCAAATCTACAATAGGTGGAGAGCGACTCGGCACCTGTTTAAACTACAGACTTTCTTCCATGGCAACAACGTCAAATTGAACGACGTGGAACCACCCACGACAAAGGCTCCAACGATGTTTCAAGATGTCGTCGATCGGCCGGGTCGCATCATTGTCGATCGCCAGAGAAACTTGCTTTTCGTCCGTTGCCAAGACTGGGTTGCCTTCCGCCATGTAACCCTACACCGGCGACCAGTCATGAGCGCACTAGACTTTTTCAACGGTTATTTGCAAAAGAAAGCCATAGATCAGCACTATTTCGATGTTCACTAA
- the LOC116923005 gene encoding ATP synthase lipid-binding protein, mitochondrial isoform X2: MEVPKNQSLIRQRRRTSLPFLYLLSSSTRYTKPFYLSQRDSSTQDSNTGFLCPHAADPRLNKMYCARIVAPVARAALAPRSQMYLRPVSSALMAKPSEQTLVSAAPVRAIQTSAVSRDIDSAAKFIGAGAATVGVAGSGAGIGSIFGSLIIGYARNPSLKQQLFSYAILGFALSEAMGLFCLMMAFLLLFAF; this comes from the exons ATGGAAG TTCCAAAGAACCAATCCCTGATCCGGCAACGTCGCCGAACGTCACTTCCCTTTCTCTACCTCCTGTCCTCCTCTACCCGTTATACTAAGCCATTTTACTTGAGCCAGAGAGACTCTAGCACACAGGACTCCAACACCG GTTTTCTTTGTCCACACGCAGCCGATCCAAGACTTAACAAAATGTACTGTGCCAGAATTGTCGCTCCCGTTGCCCGTGCCGCT TTGGCCCCACGATCACAGATGTACCTGCGACCAGTCAGCAGTGCTCTGATGGCCAAGCCATCAGAACAGACCTTGGTTTCGGCTGCCCCCGTCCGTGCCATCCAGACATCAGCTGTGTCCAGAGACATTGACTCTGCCGCCAAGTTCATTGGTGCTGGAGCTGCCACAGTCGGAGTAGCTGGTTCAGGTGCCGGTATTGGAAGCATCTTCGGATCGCTCATCATCGGTTATGCCCGCAACCCATCCTTGAAGCAACAGCTCTTCTCCTACGCCATTCTGGGTTTCGCCCTGTCCGAGGCTATGGGACTTTTCTGTCTCATGATGGCTTTCCTCCTTCTCTTCGCTTTCTAA
- the LOC116923005 gene encoding ATP synthase lipid-binding protein, mitochondrial isoform X1 — protein MDFQLPKNQSLIRQRRRTSLPFLYLLSSSTRYTKPFYLSQRDSSTQDSNTGFLCPHAADPRLNKMYCARIVAPVARAALAPRSQMYLRPVSSALMAKPSEQTLVSAAPVRAIQTSAVSRDIDSAAKFIGAGAATVGVAGSGAGIGSIFGSLIIGYARNPSLKQQLFSYAILGFALSEAMGLFCLMMAFLLLFAF, from the exons ATGGATTTTCAAC TTCCAAAGAACCAATCCCTGATCCGGCAACGTCGCCGAACGTCACTTCCCTTTCTCTACCTCCTGTCCTCCTCTACCCGTTATACTAAGCCATTTTACTTGAGCCAGAGAGACTCTAGCACACAGGACTCCAACACCG GTTTTCTTTGTCCACACGCAGCCGATCCAAGACTTAACAAAATGTACTGTGCCAGAATTGTCGCTCCCGTTGCCCGTGCCGCT TTGGCCCCACGATCACAGATGTACCTGCGACCAGTCAGCAGTGCTCTGATGGCCAAGCCATCAGAACAGACCTTGGTTTCGGCTGCCCCCGTCCGTGCCATCCAGACATCAGCTGTGTCCAGAGACATTGACTCTGCCGCCAAGTTCATTGGTGCTGGAGCTGCCACAGTCGGAGTAGCTGGTTCAGGTGCCGGTATTGGAAGCATCTTCGGATCGCTCATCATCGGTTATGCCCGCAACCCATCCTTGAAGCAACAGCTCTTCTCCTACGCCATTCTGGGTTTCGCCCTGTCCGAGGCTATGGGACTTTTCTGTCTCATGATGGCTTTCCTCCTTCTCTTCGCTTTCTAA
- the LOC116922959 gene encoding methionyl-tRNA formyltransferase, mitochondrial isoform X2 produces the protein MVSELSVVVPAPKPHPCLVAKYAMKHNLPISVWPLPKEQPPTDCWELGVVASFGHLIPKRIINSFPQGMLNIHASILPRWRGAAPIVHAIMNGDDETGVTIMRIKPYHFDVGDIVQQLSLPIDPHISAVQLTDRLADMGANLLVRCISDLHYHLNRCTPQPSGGVTLAPKIDATLSHIDWSSMNAAQIYNRWRATRHLFKLQTFFHGNNVKLNDVEPPTTKAPTMFQDVVDRPGRIIVDRQRNLLFVRCQDWVAFRHVTLHRRPVMSALDFFNGYLQKKAIDQHYFDVH, from the exons ATGGTCAGTGAATTATCTGTTGTAGTTCCGGCCCCCAAGCCCCATCCTTGTCTGGTAGCCAAATATGCAATGAAACATAACCTCCCAATCTCAGTATGGCCACTGCCTAAAGAGCAACCACCAACAGACTGTTGGGAGTTAGGGGTTGTAGCATCTTTTGGGCATCTCATTCCCAAACGAATCATCAATAGTTTCCCACA AGGAATGCTAAACATCCATGCCAGTATTTTGCCGAGATGGAGAGGTGCAGCCCCTATAGTGCACGCCATTATGAACGGAGACGACGAGACAGGAGTGACAATCATGAGAATTAAGCCCTACCA TTTCGACGTGGGTGACATTGTGCAGCAGCTGAGTCTCCCCATTGACCCTCACATTTCGGCCGTGCAATTAACCGATCGATTAGCAGACATGGGCGCTAATTTACTTGTACGCTGCATATCAGATCTTCATTATCATCTAAATCGATGCACACCACAGCCTTCTGGAGGTGTTACTTTAG CACCCAAAATTGACGCCACATTATCTCATATCGATTGGAGTTCAATGAATGCTGCCCAAATCTACAATAGGTGGAGAGCGACTCGGCACCTGTTTAAACTACAGACTTTCTTCCATGGCAACAACGTCAAATTGAACGACGTGGAACCACCCACGACAAAGGCTCCAACGATGTTTCAAGATGTCGTCGATCGGCCGGGTCGCATCATTGTCGATCGCCAGAGAAACTTGCTTTTCGTCCGTTGCCAAGACTGGGTTGCCTTCCGCCATGTAACCCTACACCGGCGACCAGTCATGAGCGCACTAGACTTTTTCAACGGTTATTTGCAAAAGAAAGCCATAGATCAGCACTATTTCGATGTTCACTAA